CTCCGCATACGGCAGGCGGTTGAAGATAAGGTGGCGGTACGCCTGCGGTTTGTGGAGCAGCAGGTCGATGAAAATCAGCAGGACCTCGTACTCAACATACTTGTCCGCAGTCTTACCGCAGGCGGCACACCGCGCCAACCGGATGTTTTGGAAGTGAGGTGGAAAGCGCCGGCATGTCGACGAAAGGGGAACCGAACACTCCACGCATATCACCATAATTGCCGCAAGGGAGTGCAACAGGGGCAGGAGTGAGGCGGGCACAGATTCGGCAGAACGGGGACGGGACCCGAGCGCTCCGGTCTAGTAGCAtctcgaggcagagagggaaggaatATCGACTCTTCAACGGCGATGGAGAGATTTAACACCGTATGTTCGCGTTTTTGCTCCCGGACGCCGCCGACTTGCCGCCGCTGAGTGGGCGGCGGATCGCAGCGGCGGCTacggaaaaaaacgcagcCCAGTGGCCTaaaaacgaagaagtgagagaaagcgaactgCGGATGAACAAAGCGAATCACGGGCGCGAAAACGGGGAAAACAGCAGACCGTCTACAAGAGTAGATCTCCGTTGCTTGGACAGTGTGCCACCTGCCGGAAAAGAAGGCTCGGGCGGAACATTGGAAGAGCGTTGATTCGAAGGTGAACAGGGGAAAACGGGATAAACGAGAGATTCTCCTTCTTTAACGCTGAAAAGACCTGTTTCCACGGTAAATGCAGTccagaagcaaagaaaacaagtGAAGACAACATGCAACCCGCTCCAGACACTGGCAGACAAACTGGGCGACTCCGCGCATAAGCgaagtgtacatacacccgcCACCGGCGTTAAAACGCAAGGGAGGAAGTGAAGAGCCTGATAAAGTGACAAAAACTCAGTCGGGCATCCTTGAAtttgtttgtttctctctgtcaccGCTGCATCCCAGCTGCCCAGCTCCTCTCGTCTGCATGCTGGTAGGACACCGGATTTTCCGATCGTAGAAAAGGTGCAGGGCTGGTAGGCATGCATCGACAGGCTCCGCGgaggcgcgcatgcatcgataCCTACCGGGGTGGGAGTAGGGATTCTTCATTTTTTGTCGAAGTTGTATTACGGACCGAATACGGTGCCCGCTGTTGACTTTCCTAAACTGGCTGACTCAACTGAGACGCAGGCTGTGATTTGTCGGTGGAACCCGCACGACCCTGTGCGCATTTGGTGGCACCGGACGACTCAACGGCATCTTTTGTTATTCTCTTGCAATGAAAATATGTCGTTATCCTTCCAGAGGAGAATCAGAATGCACGCGCAACAAATCTCGTCTTAGTTCAGCTTTCCCTTGGTCTGATGTGTCTGGGATATCCGTCTTCAACAGTCTCCTGTAGGTCCAAGTCCCTCGCAGCTGCCTGACACTGTCGTTTCCGCCAGCCCTCGTATTCGTTGTCTCACGCCGTTCTCTTGCATCAAGGTCAACCTTGCGTATGTGTTGCCTTGCTCCGGTCTAAAAGTagcctctctgctgcttgtCACTCCTTTCCAGTCTCTTCACATTCGTGCCGCGTTTTTTCTGAGCATGGCTGACAACTCGCTGCAGCAATTGCGTTACCGAGTTGTTAATGGTCTTCAACTGCGAAAAGGGCGAATGCCTGATTTCTTCAATTCTTCCTACGCTttgcctgcttctcttcccaTGTTTCCGCCTTCCACTTCGTTGTCGTTGGAGCTCAGGATATGCCTAGTGAATTGAGAATGTGAAGAGGGTAGGTCGCTTTGGTGTGAATCCCGTTCACAAGTAGTCTGATGAAATGACGACGGTCTGTTAATCTGGGagttcttgtttcttcccGCGCGACCTGTCCCTTTGAACTGACTCACGCGATGGACTAGACCTTTACGTCCATTCCGACAGCCGGGTACGCCTGCGGCTGAGCGCgtttgtctgtgtctgtgtccccgcgtttcttcgtcgtcttaACATCTCACACCATGGCCAGCCAACAGCTGCCTTCGGACCCCCTGTCCACGCTCTTTCCCTCCCTGGAGTTTCTCCGCGCAGATGGACGCCGGCCCCACGAGCTGAGGGAACTGCGTTTCTCGACTTGCGTTCCCTCCCTGCttccttcgccgtctgctCGCCCTGCTTCCGCCTCCGACCCGCGAAAAGCTGACTCTTCagtggagagcgaagagaacaACCTTGCTCCTTTTGCCTCTGGTGGCGTCGGCACGCATGCGGACGGCCGTAGCTTGGTCTCCTTCGGCAGCACGAAAGTGGCTGCGTTTGTCTTTGGCCCCAGGCCGCTTCCCGCGGGTGCAGGCAACGCAAGTCGAGCTCTGGTGTCGGCCTCTGGTGGCGGGTGGAGCGAGCGTGGCGTCCTCGAGGAGGGCTTCGACGCTTCAGGTGCGGACAGCGTACTCGGCCAGGGCGGGGCAGCAGGCTCTGGAGGCGCAGCGGAGCGCGCGTCCCTGCTCTGTCGCGTAGGCATCGCCCCCTTCAGCGGCGACTGGCGGGCAGATGTGACGCGGAGTGGAGGAGCTGCAGAGGAACATGAAGTCGCTCTAGGTGTCCGCAAAGTCGTCGAAAGTGTCATCCTTGCAGATACCTGCCCGCGGTCCCTCATTTGTCTGTTCGTCCACGTCGTCGAAAACGACGGAGGTAAGCGGCCTGGAGGCGGGTCGGACCGCACGCAGACACTAACTTGTGTCTCTCGGTGGCAGGAAATCGAGAACGACATCGACGATGGTGCAGAAATCTATGATTCTGAGCTTTTCCGAAGATCATCGTCTACCGTCGCGTGTGCGGGTACCCAAGTtgcggtgcatgcacagcctCCGGGGATCATGGGTGGGTGACGCAGACGTTTAGCCTAGCGTTCTGTTTAGCAATAAAGGCTGGAGATCCTCTCGTCAAGCAAATTGGAGCTCAAAGTGTTGCGATCTTGGCTTCAATAAATGAACGACTTGGGAACGAAGACAAACCCACGGTTTTGAGTCGCCCTCCAGGGGGCGGAGCATCTGTTGTTTGTTGCTAAATAGTTCATGGTGAGTTTTTCAGCGTGCTTTGTGGCCTGCAAATTGTGACCTCCCCCTCGCATCGTACTTTGTTGTCAGGAATATTGGCAGCGTCCATCAGCGCCGCAAGTCTCGCCCTTGTTGATGCAGGTAAGGTCTCGGCGTTCGTATGGCCTCTTCCTCACGTTCCTCTTCTGAGCAAAAAATCGGTTCGGTGTGTTTCTTGTCGTGGAAAGCAACCGAGAGGGAACGCGTGTATTTGGTTCTGCGTGCGTGCACGCAGTCACGCAGTGGCGCATAACTGCGTGAACTGAACAcgtgtatatttgtataggtatatataatatatatatatatatatacgccTGTGAATACTTCAGTGATACACGTACTGTCCCGACCACAGAACTTAACGAACAGGAACACTTCGGGCATGAGGATTTGACCGCATGAGGCAGTTGCAGTCGAGGCTTCCATTTGGTCTCAGTGACGCTATCAGGCAAGTAGAAATGTGGCAGAGTTATGATAGGCCGCTTGACTAGAATCTAGCAGTGCACCTTTTTTCTGGCCGGTATGCAGGCATTGCCACGAAAGACTTCGTTGCGGCAATGTCGTGCGTGTACATGCCTCGTCAACTGACGCCTCTTCTGGACCCTCCTCGAGCTGAGCTACAGACTGGGGCTCCGAGTCTGACTTTGGCGATGCTTGTGTCTTCTGGTGAGGTAAGTTGCTGTTTTCGTTTCGCCTCGCGATGCATTGCGAAGGCAGGTGAATTATCGTTCGCTGACCCCTCTTGACTATGTTGCTGCAACTGACAACAGCGACACGCAAAATCTCTCTACATATCATGTTGGAGATGAAATAGAGTAAACGGAATGCTTTTAGCGTGCGGGGTAGGATAATGGCTAGTGATGCCTCCGGCCCCGTGCTGCTCTCGtcaggtgtctcttcttcaatTGGACGGCCAAGTCTCCACTGACGTCTTTGAGCAGGTACGTGCTTTTGCAATGCTTCCTTTCGACACCTGAGATACTACACCCAGAAGTGAAGGGGTCCGCCTTTGCGTAAATGACGTATATAAAAGGATGCAGAAAGTGCAAAGGCTGTTACGGCGCGGGGGTAAGAACGGCACCGCTGGCTGGCATTTGCGAGCGGGGCGTGACACTGGACTTATAAAGGTGAAAAAGGAgacttttctctttctccataTGCTGGTGCAAGGCGTGACGGTGGTGAGACGCAGGGACCGTGAACTGTGAGGACCCTTTACAGGGGCCGGCAAGATTGCGTTTGAGCGTTTGGACTGGTGTTCCTACATTTTTTCACAGCGGTCAGCTTctaagaagagaagcaagcaTATCGTGGGAAACGATACGCAGTGTGCAGTTGCCCAAATTTTTTCGTTTGAGTAGTCTGATTAGCGGGGGGAATTGGCGGTTGTGTCATTAGCAACATAGCCTCTTTCGAAAAATGCAAAGACTGTCGGTGTCCGTTTGACAAGGAAAGGACGCTCCAGAGCTAGTCAGAGGACGAAGCTAGAGTTTGTGAAGCTCACACCCACCGGGCGTCTCTTAAGAAGAGTCGCAGTGAGGGATTCATGTCGAACAACATTTCCCTGTTGGTCGTGCCGTGGGATGTGATGATCAGTAGAAACATGCCAGGCGTTTTCGAAGCAGTAACAACAGTGGAGTGGGTACTGCAGCGGCCTTCTTTCAATTGGGCTTGGTTTCTTATATTCACCATCGTTGTGAGGATTTCTTGAATGCATGTTTACAGATGTACGAGGCTTGCGCAGCAGGATGCCGAGAAGTCGGGGAGGCAATGAAGGCAAGTCCATCAGCAATAATTCTTGGTCTGCGGGTGTGTTTGCTCCACTTAAGATACATGTTGGATCTATCAGTGTTACAAGATTTCTCTTATAGCATAGGCGCAGCGCTGCTGAAATGTGTTCGATGTGATCCGTTGCTCGCCGACTGTGTAAACATCAGGAGCCCCATATTCCACAGTCGCACTTGTCGCTCCCCCCCGTG
This Toxoplasma gondii ME49 chromosome VIII, whole genome shotgun sequence DNA region includes the following protein-coding sequences:
- a CDS encoding 3' exoribonuclease family, domain 1 domain-containing protein (encoded by transcript TGME49_231040), with the protein product MASQQLPSDPLSTLFPSLEFLRADGRRPHELRELRFSTCVPSLLPSPSARPASASDPRKADSSVESEENNLAPFASGGVGTHADGRSLVSFGSTKVAAFVFGPRPLPAGAGNASRALVSASGGGWSERGVLEEGFDASGADSVLGQGGAAGSGGAAERASLLCRVGIAPFSGDWRADVTRSGGAAEEHEVALGVRKVVESVILADTCPRSLICLFVHVVENDGGILAASISAASLALVDAGIATKDFVAAMSCVYMPRQLTPLLDPPRAELQTGAPSLTLAMLVSSGEVSLLQLDGQVSTDVFEQMYEACAAGCREVGEAMKVTILEAASRRIRFGDRVLK